The proteins below are encoded in one region of Rhododendron vialii isolate Sample 1 chromosome 7a, ASM3025357v1:
- the LOC131333316 gene encoding mitogen-activated protein kinase homolog MMK2, with amino-acid sequence MSVESGSGSSAEGGNIRGTPTHGGRYVQYNVYGNLFEVSRKYVPPIRPVGRGAYGIVCAAMNSETREEVAIKKIGNAFDNRIDAKRTLREIKLLRHMDHENVIALKDIIRPPQKENFNDVYIVYELMDTDLHQIIRSNQSLNDDHCRYFLYQLLRGLKYVHSANVLHRDLKPSNLLLNANCDLKIGDFGLARTTSETDFMTEYVVTRWYRAPELLLNCSEYTAAIDIWSVGCILGEIMTRQPLFPGKDYVHQLRLITELIGSPDDASLGFLRSDNARRYVRQLPQYPRQQFSTRFPNMSPGALDLLEKMLVFDPTRRITVDEALCHPYLGPLHDINEEPVCPRPFSFDFEQPSFTEENIKELIWRETVKFNPDPPIQ; translated from the exons ATGTCTGTGGAGTCGGGCTCGGGTTCATCAGCTGAGGGCGGAAACATCAGAGGGACTCCCACCCACGGTGGACGCTACGTCCAGTACAATGTCTACGGTAACCTGTTCGAAGTTTCCAGAAAGTACGTCCCTCCGATTCGCCCCGTCGGCCGCGGCGCTTACGGCATCGTCTG TGCTGCTATGAACTCGGAGACACGTGAAGAAGTTGCTATTAAGAAGATTGGTAATGCATTTGACAACAGAATAGATGCAAAGAGGACACTACGAGAGATTAAGCTTCTTCGCCACATGGACCATGAAAAT GTTATTGCTCTCAAAGACATTATTCGGCCTCCACAAAAGGAAAACTTCAACGATGTTTACATTGTTTATGAATTGATGGACACTGATCTTCATCAGATAATTCGCTCCAACCAATCTTTGAATGATGATCATTGTCGG TATTTTCTGTATCAATTGCTACGAGGACTCAAATATGTTCATTCTGCAAATGTCTTGCATCGTGATCTGAAACCCAGCAATTTGCTTCTGAATGCAAATTGTGACCTAAAGATTGGAGACTTCGGACTTGCAAGGACAACCTCTGAAACAGATTTCATGACTGAGTATGTTGTTACTCGGTGGTATCGGGCACCAGAATTGCTTCTTAATTGTTCAGAGTACACTGCAGCGATCGATATTTGGTCAGTAGGTTGCATTCTTGGTGAAATTATGACCAGACAACCCCTGTTCCCTGGGAAAGATTATGTCCATCAGCTTAGACTTATAACAGag CTCATAGGTTCACCTGATGACGCGAGTCTTGGGTTTCTCCGAAGTGATAATGCCCGAAGATATGTCAGACAACTTCCGCAATACCCACGGCAACAATTCTCTACTAGGTTCCCCAATATGTCTCCTGGAGCTCTGGATTTACTCGAGAAAATGCTTGTCTTTGACCCTACCAGGCGCATTACTG TTGATGAGGCACTATGCCACCCCTACTTGGGCCCTCTTCATGATATCAATGAGGAACCTGTTTGCCCTAGGCCTTTCAGTTTTGATTTCGAGCAGCCATCCTTCACTGAGGAGAATATCAAGGAACTCATATGGAGAGAAACAGTAAAATTCAATCCGGATCCTCCAATTCAATGA